In Arcobacter ellisii, a genomic segment contains:
- a CDS encoding sulfite exporter TauE/SafE family protein, translated as MDFTTDFLIIFSIILLVSSLVHGTIGFGFPMIATPLLAMVTDVKTAILYIAIPTLFINLISIYSEGNFIQAVKRFYPIAILAMIGSAIGTQILIFSSSDFFKLLLALSIFLYLFIQKFRIEMKWIREKKRLSMVVFGLIAGIIGGLTNVMASILIIYSLESKHTKKEIIQSTNLCFLFGKVIQIVLFTIHGSFTEELIITSFSSLIIVFISMFIGLKIKDKIPQESYKKVIKIVLFMIACFLTYQTII; from the coding sequence ATGGATTTTACCACTGACTTTTTAATTATCTTTTCTATTATCCTTTTAGTCTCTTCTTTAGTTCATGGAACTATTGGTTTTGGTTTTCCTATGATTGCAACTCCACTTTTAGCTATGGTAACAGATGTTAAAACAGCAATTTTATATATTGCAATTCCTACTCTTTTTATAAATCTTATATCTATTTACAGTGAAGGAAACTTTATACAAGCAGTAAAAAGATTTTATCCAATAGCAATTTTAGCTATGATAGGAAGTGCAATAGGAACACAAATATTGATTTTTAGTAGTTCAGATTTTTTTAAATTATTACTTGCACTTTCAATATTTTTATATCTATTTATTCAAAAATTTAGAATTGAAATGAAATGGATAAGGGAAAAGAAAAGATTATCTATGGTTGTATTTGGATTAATTGCTGGAATTATTGGTGGTTTAACAAATGTAATGGCATCTATTTTAATAATATATTCACTTGAATCGAAACATACAAAAAAAGAGATAATTCAATCAACAAATTTATGTTTTTTATTTGGAAAAGTTATTCAAATAGTTCTTTTTACAATTCATGGTTCATTTACTGAAGAGTTGATAATAACTTCATTTAGCAGTTTGATTATTGTATTTATTTCCATGTTTATTGGACTTAAAATTAAAGATAAAATTCCTCAAGAGAGTTATAAAAAAGTTATAAAAATAGTTTTATTTATGATAGCTTGTTTTTTAACATATCAAACGATTATTTAA
- the dsbD gene encoding protein-disulfide reductase DsbD has translation MKKILLFLLTFVYSFSLELNPKVLEPEEAFKTTFTKNQDDLNIKLELGKDIYLYDDKIKILVSKPQKIDITEELNVPEPVTYDEFIVHFNNLDLTIPFSLLKSKIDSNEYEIEFHFQGCSKLGLCYAPINEKYLLTLAEVAPKVETKKDIEQKIETNENLSETDSIANSLKEKNLLLVLVTFFGFGLLLSLTPCVFPMIPILSSIIVGASKNETMTASRGFFLSLVYVLSMSVAYTIAGVIAGIFGANLQVALQNPYVLVVFALVFVALAFSMFGYFEIKLPQSIQTKLNKTTDGKEKQGIAGIAIMGFLSALIVGPCVAPPLAGALVYIGQTGDALLGGLALFVMSLGMGVPLLLIGLGAGKFMPKPGGWMESITRIFGIVMLGVAIWLLDRVLDATIIIYLWALLLLGSAIYLKIYQHILTQLITVVLFILGVVLFVGAISGATNPLNPLEKFTSSKAVQSLDEKLVFTKIKNIQELELAIKNSDKPVMLDFWASWCIACKEFEEITFKDEEVIKKLQGFTLLKADVTANNDDDKALQKMFGIVGPPGIIFWDKDKKEITSSKIVGYKNPKEFLEILNKNF, from the coding sequence ATGAAAAAAATTTTACTATTTTTACTTACTTTTGTATATTCATTTTCATTAGAATTAAATCCAAAAGTTTTAGAACCTGAAGAGGCATTTAAAACAACTTTTACGAAAAATCAAGATGATTTGAATATAAAATTGGAGTTAGGCAAAGATATATATTTATATGATGATAAAATCAAGATTCTTGTATCAAAACCTCAAAAAATTGATATTACAGAAGAGCTTAATGTTCCTGAACCTGTAACTTATGATGAGTTTATAGTTCATTTTAATAATTTAGATTTAACTATTCCTTTTAGTTTATTAAAATCAAAAATTGATTCAAATGAATATGAAATAGAGTTTCATTTCCAAGGTTGTTCAAAACTTGGGCTTTGTTATGCGCCAATTAATGAAAAATATCTATTAACTTTGGCTGAAGTTGCACCAAAAGTTGAAACAAAAAAAGATATAGAGCAAAAGATAGAAACAAATGAAAATCTTAGTGAAACAGATAGTATTGCAAATAGTTTAAAAGAGAAAAATCTACTTTTAGTTTTAGTTACATTTTTTGGATTTGGATTACTTTTATCTTTAACTCCTTGTGTTTTTCCAATGATTCCAATTTTATCTTCGATAATTGTTGGTGCTTCAAAAAATGAAACTATGACAGCTAGTCGAGGTTTCTTTTTATCTTTAGTTTATGTTTTATCAATGAGTGTTGCATATACAATAGCTGGAGTGATTGCAGGAATTTTTGGAGCAAATTTACAAGTTGCTTTACAAAATCCTTATGTTTTAGTTGTTTTTGCTTTAGTTTTTGTTGCACTTGCATTTTCAATGTTTGGCTATTTTGAAATAAAACTTCCACAATCTATTCAAACAAAATTAAATAAAACTACTGATGGAAAAGAGAAACAAGGAATCGCTGGAATTGCTATTATGGGATTCTTATCAGCACTTATTGTTGGTCCTTGTGTTGCTCCACCACTTGCAGGAGCATTAGTTTATATTGGACAAACTGGTGATGCTCTTCTTGGTGGATTAGCTTTATTTGTTATGAGTTTAGGAATGGGAGTTCCATTACTTCTAATTGGTTTAGGTGCAGGAAAATTTATGCCAAAACCTGGTGGTTGGATGGAAAGTATTACAAGAATTTTTGGAATAGTAATGTTAGGTGTTGCAATTTGGCTTTTAGATAGAGTTTTAGATGCAACTATAATTATCTATTTATGGGCATTATTACTTTTAGGAAGTGCAATTTATCTAAAGATTTATCAACATATTTTAACTCAGTTGATTACAGTTGTACTTTTCATTTTAGGTGTTGTTTTATTTGTAGGGGCAATTAGTGGTGCAACTAATCCTTTAAATCCTTTGGAAAAATTCACTTCATCAAAAGCAGTACAAAGTTTAGATGAAAAACTTGTATTTACAAAAATAAAAAATATTCAAGAGCTTGAACTTGCAATTAAAAACTCAGATAAACCTGTGATGTTGGATTTTTGGGCTTCTTGGTGTATTGCTTGTAAAGAGTTTGAAGAGATAACATTTAAAGATGAAGAGGTTATTAAAAAACTTCAAGGTTTTACACTTTTAAAAGCTGATGTTACAGCAAATAATGATGATGACAAAGCTTTACAAAAAATGTTTGGAATAGTTGGACCTCCAGGAATTATTTTCTGGGATAAAGATAAAAAAGAGATTACCTCTTCAAAAATTGTTGGATATAAAAATCCAAAAGAGTTTTTGGAAATCTTAAATAAAAATTTCTAA
- a CDS encoding thioredoxin family protein has protein sequence MNKVIFTLLFSVISVFAYENLNIDNFESKIKGKNVIVDFYASWCPPCKILANNLEDFDVIKPENVEIFKVDIDEQYVLAKKYGVSKLPTLVYFKDGKPIKEYVGILSKEELLLTSQENFK, from the coding sequence ATGAATAAAGTAATTTTTACACTTCTATTTAGTGTAATTTCTGTTTTTGCATATGAAAATCTAAATATAGATAATTTTGAGTCAAAAATAAAAGGTAAAAATGTTATCGTAGATTTTTATGCTTCTTGGTGTCCTCCATGCAAAATTTTGGCAAATAACTTAGAAGATTTCGATGTTATAAAACCTGAAAATGTTGAAATTTTTAAAGTTGATATTGATGAACAATATGTTTTGGCTAAAAAATATGGAGTTTCAAAACTTCCAACTCTTGTATATTTTAAAGATGGAAAACCAATTAAAGAGTATGTTGGTATTTTAAGTAAAGAAGAGTTACTTTTAACTTCTCAAGAAAATTTTAAATAA
- a CDS encoding rhodanese-like domain-containing protein: MNKLVDLQPRIVEKMINDNIVMIDVRRPDEWVRTGVIKNAHLITFFDEFGDYDIEKWMAEFEKLVTSKEQTFVLICAHANRTRNIGNFLIEQGYKNCAHLFGGMALWQQEQRETVPYKLFKN, from the coding sequence ATGAATAAATTAGTTGATTTACAACCAAGAATTGTTGAAAAAATGATAAATGATAATATTGTGATGATTGATGTAAGACGACCTGATGAGTGGGTTAGAACTGGCGTAATAAAAAATGCTCATTTGATTACTTTTTTTGATGAATTTGGTGATTATGATATTGAAAAATGGATGGCTGAATTTGAAAAACTTGTAACATCAAAAGAACAAACTTTTGTTTTAATTTGTGCCCATGCAAATAGAACTAGAAATATAGGAAATTTTTTAATCGAACAAGGTTATAAAAATTGTGCTCATCTATTTGGAGGAATGGCTTTATGGCAACAAGAACAAAGAGAAACTGTTCCTTATAAACTTTTTAAAAATTAG